The Punica granatum isolate Tunisia-2019 chromosome 4, ASM765513v2, whole genome shotgun sequence sequence GAAAGGTCATGttctatatttaggaaaaaatacaGACGTCGTGCATTTATGTCGTATTTTCTAAAGATTGTGTtgtatttaggaaaaaatataaatgtttGTGTTTTTTTAGGTGATTaaccatataatatatatgaaggaTATCGGGGGTGGCATGGCGATGCCTTGGGTAGGAGAATGGAAATCCCTCGGTTTGTGTAAGCAtaaattcattattattaaaatttggtAATTTATTTCCTTGAAaacatttaataaaattgtatgaatatattatcaaggatcaaaaaataaattttcgaGTATATATTAATAGAAAAACTCTGAAAAAAAGTTTGACTACAAGTTGAGAGTTTGTCCAATACATTTATGTGGATTCACTTTATTGTACaaatgagagaatttaatgaGAGTActctataaattattatacatacatatatatattaggttAATCACGTAAAAATACATGACATttacttgaatttttaattctagCATGACCTTTCAAAAATAGTCTAGAAATGCACGACCTTTCGTTTTAGTCTCAAATCTAGCACGACGttaaatttttcatcaattttaaaGGTGGTGGCTGACTAGGCATTAATGATGTCACGCGTCGTAACATTATTTGATGATATGtggaattaaataaaaatatatggggtCTTCTTATCATGCTAGATTTGAGACTAAAATAAAAGATCATGTAAAATTTTAGACTAAAACGAACGGTCGTGCCTTTCTATACTATTTCTGAAAGGTCCTAGTAGAATTAGGAATTTAAGCAAAGGTCGTACTAGATTTGTGATTAAAACGAAAATTCTGCATTTCTATGCAATCTCCGCAAGGTCGTgcttgaattgaaaatttgaacaaaTATTGCGTCTTTATACATGATTAACCTTATATAGATTAGGTACGGGCAATTTCGGAAGACGAAAGTGAAATGGAGCTTTCAAGCTTTAAAATATTAGGAAGGAGGAGagaagtgaaaataaaaatttcacatgcaactcttttAATTGTGACAAATATTCCATTTTAACCTTAAGGGAAAAATATCTTTCAACCCTAAGACTAAATTCATTGGGGTGGAGATGCCGTCCGGCCGAGGCGTCTCTCAAATGAGAGATGCAAGGAAAAGCTGTTTTTGCCCCCACCCTTtcccttattttattttattttaaaaagaatctTGAAAAATGGGTCAttggctttttttttatttaatatgtaCATGGACCCATAAagtgattaaaaaataaagacgaTTGTCGGGACAATGAGTTTATTCTTTTATTGAATGTATTTTTAAATGATATGATGATTATGTGGTTAAGATGTGCCACTTTAGAGACTTAAATTAAAGACAATAAATGAATATAGTCTCAAGTATCAATTTGGGGCACTTTTGCCTCCTGAAGTATTTTGTGCACATTTTTTACTACCGAGGAAGGCCCAATGAAAATGTCCCTCCTATGGTTACTTATGTAgttaaaattgacaaaaatagCATGTCCAATGCAcatgattagaaaaaaaattaataaaaaataaaatcgaattaaaaataaaatcttatttGCAAATGAATTGATTTCCAaggaataaaaatattaaaaaagaaaattgattgTGGAGGCTTTGAAAGTGCAACCACATGAGGGCCATTCCCAACTCAGCACCAGTCACAAACCTCAATTGGAGGACCCCACGTGAACTGGCGCACCATACCACGGCAgagcttttttttaattaaaaaaatctaatatttgaaaatttcaatagACTTTGACCGATTGATTCGAGACGGACCCGCCcttcgaaaaataaaattttcgcAATTATGAGTTGCTAATCTTGAagctttttttcatttttctgttttcctttttcctgtGATACTTCATCTTATTGCTCtccacaataaaaaaaattatgttttttcCTACAATAATCTCAATTCATCACAATTcatgatttttcattttcggttACACTCAATTTATGATTTTGAGACAGCCCTCGTAGTCATATGTAGCCATATAGGTGCAGTTTCTCACACGCTtaccttttcatttccttattacaatggaaaaataaaagcacATAGAGAACAACTTTCACCATATTTGtatgaataataaattatgttattttgATTAAATTTCAATTGTCAATTACTTGAGATAACATAGCTATCGCTTATATTCTGAAATTTACAGTTAAATATCaagttttatttattactttgtACATAGTGCAAGTACACCTAGAGTGATATTAAATCAAACTGTGCTATAAATGAAGTGAAAATCGTGCCATATGGTAGAATTTCCCTCACGGGCTGTTTGGATTAATGTAAAGTTTGAATTTTCCCGGGAATCCTCCAACTTTACATCCTAAAATACAATGTTTGTTAGGAAAGTGTTTGGCTTCACGGGTTTTCCTCTGTAAAAATAACGTGCGAGTCCAGGGAAAAACTTTCCCACCCTCACACATGGTATTTTTCAATTACCAAATTGAACTCCACCATTGTAAAGTAAAAAATCTATGTTCTTTTCCAATATACTCCATTGCCTCATCTCACGTCTCATCTTTTACCACTCAAACCTTGCTTTCCCAATTACTCATCCATCTCCACATTTCTTCTATTCCTCCATTGCCCTCAGCTTGGTCGACAACTTCTCGTCTCTCACTCAATTCGTCATCAGGTATGTCTCCGACTTGctttcttttgaaaatttggcTCTTTGTTATGATTCTTGTTCTATTTCTTCTATTTGTAGGATTCGTTTCCTTTGATACTCGATCTATTATCATTGTAATCCACTCATTATTAGCTTCAATTGTCATGATATTGTGCTATTTCTTGCCTCTATCATCATTTTGAAAGTCTTGTTTTGTAATTCAACATTGATAATTGTTTGTAGGCTGTGATgtgaaatttaaaagaaaaaatttttaaGGGATTTGATTTGGGGTTAGTTGGACCATTGCCAAAATATATAGAATTCTAATATGAAAGTGTTAGCATTAGCAAAATTATGGAAAGGAATATTGATTAGtgatttattgtatttttcttCCTAAATTCTTGTATGTGATTCGTTTTTTGTGCTAATTAGGATATTTTTCTTCCTAATTTCATGTATGAGATTCGTTTTATTTCTGGTATAGAATCCGTTGACAGTCACCTGGTGCAGTAGATTGTATgggtaattattttattctttgaaAATGGTCACTAAGTAAGAGTTCCCTCCGTGCCTCGAGCCGTTCGTTTCTGTCTAAGTTCGTCTTCTTTATCCCCATCCTCTGAGTTGTTCGAAGTTCTTCACCAATCCCATCACCAAATTCGGTTCCGCTTCGTGTCAGATCCATTCTCATTGGGTATCAGCATCACCAACATATTACATTTAATTTGTCTTTTGTTAGCAAGCAGAGATATTATTGTAAATTGGCATTCCTTTCCCTTCAATTTGTTTACCAAACaccaaaatattatattgCCGTTCATATTTCCAGTAATCTAATATACTTGCTAAACACAACAATCTTCAAATACGACCTATATTCCAAGTAAAATTCTAAACGGGtcaatttttctaataatcTTGACGTTCTCAGTAATCTAACAATCGGCGAACCAAATGGTTccttatattcttttttatggGATTGTATCCCCAACTTATTACTTGATCAAGACTATTAACTAAGGtgtgaaaaaaaagtgataacCAAACTGTCCCGATAATCGTCCCTTccattatcaaaaaataactGAATTTTTGGTTTCAGAAAAATTCGGTTTCTAGATTTTCAGTTAATTCGGTTTCAGGACGGTTATTGTTTTCAAATTCCAAAAATTACGATCAATCATGGGTCCCgttctaaatatatataatatataatttgctGTGTACATAAGTGCGGCAAAAAATGTGCACTCCAGTAAGGCAGAAACTCTAATCTCCGGCACTTTcccttttttaaataaaaaattgaaagaaatttAGGGACTgtttgaatttataattaaagttattttgattttaattttgattatgaaaaatgacagatgagatgtgattataaatttaacttgggaaacgtgtgtttttattgtgtagtgtcttgagttaaagttaaagttaaagttaaaatttttaaattgaaaaatgtgtatttttaatgtgtagtgtgttgaattaaaattaaagttaaaattaaaataaaaaaactctgaatccaaacatgACATTAgaattacaaatatataaaccctagtccctcttcttcttcgttcCTCTCGACTCCCTTCGACATAACTTGCCTCTCTTCTTGTCTGCTTTCTGAGAAATGAAGAAACTCATCGatccaaccaaaaaaaaaattgaagaaacttGTTGGGCACCAAGTAGCACCAAGAAGCAAGAAGTCTCATTGCCAATTTGAGACAATTCAATTAATTGAaccgaaaaataatttattttcagaataattttataattttaatatggtTTCGAGATTAGCTTCGATTAGAAAAATCTTATTCTCgaaaatttgaaatgattACAATTAGCGCTGATAATGGAAACGTCCCGTCTCGTGCCCACCCCGATTATTAACCAACTTTGCTTCACATACAGAACAACATCAACGAAAAGATCTCGTTTCTGGAGACATCCAAAATCTGAAGTTGGACTATGAGGATTAGACGCACTCACTTTCTATGGGGCCCAAATTTCATCCCTCGTCCATGCGGGCATCCATCCACGTGGCCTCTCCGTTAATTTAGTATCCAACAAGGCGATCCTCAGGACCTCAATCCTCATCATTCCACTCACCGACAAAATCTTGGTACATCGCATAACATCTCATAGTTACCGTTTAGTTTCACCTATTTACCCCCATCAAATTTTTGccaaattattattacttatAAGTTTATTCGGCCCATATATTGGACGAAtttcgtaaaaaaaaatattgaaaaaatttaaatatataaacaatcATTAGttagaatttataatttattagcaTGTAAAAAGTTATATAGTAAATTTAAActtataatagaaaaatatatattgaatatatattaaatattaaaagttctTAAATAAGGAATTCAcgtaatatatacataattgcaattatcaaattaatttaaaatttaaatatttttaaatatataatcgttaattttatttaataaaagaatacgAACTTTAGAGTCtactaaaatttttaaatttcattatttacATGTGCACTTTTATTCTAATTGATATCTTAGATATtgagttttaaaaatttgaacatttttaaataaaatgaccCAATCAATTGAATAAGGATTTTGCTTAATTAAGCTTTTATAACATTAGCTATAATGcttaaataattcaaaatttattttaaatttatataaatataaattattatttatcattttaaaacgataaatatatttatttgacaTGGTGATAAGtgatgaaaattatttttatactatatatagtatattagATTTTGCAATTCGTATCGTATCGtgtttaaacgtgtcgtgtctaaataGTCTCTTGTCACAGAAGTCTAAACCCAGATAAAACACGATTATTATATGTGTCAGATTTCATAAACACGAACATGATCCATTTACATCTATGTTAACACGATTAACTTGCTTAACCTGTATAATTAAACGTGTCTAATTGTGTACAATGTATATACccacacgattaaacatgaCAAATACGATAAACAAGACTACATTCAAAGTAAATTAAGCATAACAAAAAACATCCAGAATCCATTATCCGATGAAAATATTACATCATACTTGGGGTAAGCTATTCATAAGCCATCATTAACTAAATATTCTCCAAACACAACTCAGACAAGTTCATAACTTACATGacttcaaaattcaaattaacaTGAAACACGCTTACTCATACGTCTCTAATCATGTCTATACAGGTTACGAAAGTTTAATCCGTTAAGACACAATTATTTAAACTGGTTAGGTAATTCGACCCGTTTAGACCAAAAATCTATTTAAGCAAAACCAAACCTGTTTAATTTTGCatgttatcgtgtcgtgtccGAAATTACCAGGCATATAGTATAttaacatataaattaatcaaGATTTTACTACTTtattcttatattattttaacatttttattttcattcttaTTCAATGCATTAACTacaacattatatatatatatatatatatatatgttagagtaaattgacaaattgattctttaaaaaattatcaaatctgaactcaagaaattttttacatcaaattaaaccttgagagattaagtatATATCAAATTCGacctcaaaattttttttacatcaaattgaactttgagagattaaatatatatcaaatctaacgtcaaaatttttttttacatcaaattgaacattgagagattaagtgtacatcaaatccgacATTTTCATCAGAATACCATCAAAAAATGTATTGAAAAATCTGATTTGGCATTTAACAGCTGATGTGGCAttgttttattgttttcttccatttttttttcttatttcccATTTACATCTGGCTTAAAAAAGTATTTCCTACAGTTTCTTCACTTTTCAGTCAGAGGCAGGAAAAATTTTCTCCTCTCTGCGTGTCCTCCTCAATCGCCGGTGCTTTCGACGTAGACTCGCCAATTGCTGCCGCCGTAATCACTCCGTCACTCTCTATCTCCTTGCCTCTAGCTCTCTATGCTTTGCCCTGCCTTACTATATCGTGTGTCCCTACAAACATAGAGAGTTAGAGGTGCAACGAAAAGGCGTGTAGGGACACACGATACAGTCAGGCTGGGCAAGTATAGAGAGTTAGAGTCAAGGAGAGAAAGGGTGACTGAGAGATTACGGCGATAGCAATTGGCGAGTATACGCCGAGAACACTAGCGATTGAGGAGGACGCGCCGAGATGAGGAAGTTTTTCTCACCTTCGACTAAAAAGTGAGAGAACTGtaggaaatattttttttaagtcaaataaaaatgagaaataagaaaaaaatggaagaaaacaatcaaataatatCACATCAGCTATTAAATGTCATTTTTTCATCCATTTTTTGACAGCATTCTAACGGAAAGTCAAATTtaatgtacacttaatctctcaatgaTCAATTTAatatacacttaatctctgaaggtttaatttgatataaaaaaatgaaaaaaaacaatcaaataataCCACATCAACTATTAAATGTCATATCATATTTTTCCATCTATTTTTTTACAGCATTCTAACGAAAGGTCAAATTTAATGTACACTCAATCTCTCAATGTTCAATTTAATATGCACTTAATCTCTCGagatttaatttgatataaaaaaaattttgaaatcgaatTTGATGTTACACTTAATATTTTACGGTTCAATTggatataaaaatttcttgagatcAAATTTAACGTCACATGCATATGTGAAGGACCAATTTGTCAAATTACTCTTTGAATTATTATCTATTTCATCTATTTATAACATGAGTTAAGATGTCAGTTCAATAACTGTATTcgcccagaaaaaaaaaattcgataaacaaaaaaatttataaattcaatacaaaaattaagaaaggCACCGACAACAGTCGCATACTCCAAAAGGGGTGGTGGCCATAAATAATACGCAGCTCGAACcacaatatatgaattaaataaataaaacgaaataaaaattagaatctCTCtccaacaaaaacaaaaatcaagaTACAAAATGAGATAATTAatgacaataataattaattaaggcaAGAAAAATCTCGTGGTAAAATTACCATTCAGGAcaagaaaagagaggaaataACAGTGGCAGACACTGTGAGAAGAAGCACTGCGAGCATTGCAGGTGCCTTCACGTGAACCGCGGCGTTATCCGAGGTGCTGTTCTCCGACTTCGCCGCGGGTGCGCCGGCGGGCGATCCCTCCGGCGTGTCCATTGGCGGTGCAGGAGGCGAGGCTGCCAGCGGCGAGGAAGCCTCCACTGCTGGGCCTGGAGCCGAGGCGACCGGCGCCGGGGATGGCGCGCTGACGGGCTCGGGCGCTGGCGCAGATGATGGCGAGTTCCCGAACAGCTCGGTCGGGAGGAGGACGTTGTCTACGGCGAAGATGGCGAACGGCGTGGAGTCGATGATGGTGCTCGCCACCCTGGAGGAGCCAACCCCGGTGTCGAGTGTCACCGAGTCGCCGGCGGTCTTCACAGTGAAGTCATACTTGGCGGCTCCATTAGTCGCGAGAGTGCTGATCGGGTCCTTGCTGCTCTTCAGGGAGCCAATCGGAGTGTACGAGGGAACGGCGTGGTACTGTAGGAGGGAGACGAGCTCGGCATTGGTGAGCTTGCCGAGATCCGGCACGCCCTTGGCCTTGAACGCCTCGTCATTGGGGGCGAAAACCGTCAGGCCTTTGTCAATGGCCGACTCATACGTCTTGATGACGCCGCTGGAGATGAGCAGGCTCGCGAACGTCTTGCAGCCGGCCTTCTCGAGGAGGGCGGTGATGTTGGAGCCCGAGGCAGTCGGGGCCGGGGCGTTCACGATCTGCGGCACGACGATGGGGGCACTGATCTGGATGATGGAGATGTTGTACGGGATCTGCTTCACTGACTTGGTATAAGTGGAGTCGAGCTTGGAGCCGGGGGCGGCGGGGCCAAACCCGACCTTGCCTCCCTGCAGGACGGTAATGTTGACGAAGCCGATGTTGCCGGGGGCATTGCCGGTGGTCTGGTAGAGGGTGGTGGAGAGGGTGGAACCGTCGGGGATCTGGTGGAGCTTCTGGGGGTCGAAGTAGTCGAGGACGACGTGGATCTCGAGCTCATTCTTGATGACTGAGAGGGGCTTCTTGCCAGCGAGCGCCGACATGGCGGCGTTGTCGAGGGCGAGGACGGTGAGGGTCTGGCGGCTGTTGATCTCGTCGGCGAGCTTCGTCTGGCTGAGGTAGGAGTTGAAGAGGGAGTACTCGGGGAAGCCATCGAGTATGTCGGTAATGTTGTGGGCCGAAATAGCGGTGGCCAGGAGGGCGAAGGTGACGGCGACGAGGTGAGCCGAGGCCATTGTCGGGCGTTAATGGAGGCTGAGAAGGAAGCAGAGCTGAAAGAAGAAGACAGTGAAGTGATGCTCAAGACCGTGAGTGGGGGAGTTATTAAGggaaagaaggagaagggtACGTACGAGGGCTTAACCTATCCATGGTTAGGTTAAGAACGTTAACTATGGTCAAGGATGATGGGTCGGTCCCACGTGAGGTGGCATCGAAGGCTGTGGCCTAGTGGTGTTTTGGTTTGGGACACAGCTGGAAATGAAAAGACTTTGGTTCGTTTTGGTACGTACGTATAAATGGCTTCTTCATCATCTCCATCTTCCACCATTCAATTCGCCATTGATGCCAAGCTtctttattattgtttttttagCAAACTAATAATTTACCTCTCGAGATATTGATATtatatcaaattttatttcaaaaacttttttacatcaattttaattttaatctaTTTAATGTATATCATATTGTTCATTCCGTCCGTCTGTCGTGAAAAACTCGATAGAATCTTTTGATGGAAAAGGATAATATAATGTACATTTAATaagtcaaaatcaaaattgatataaaaatataaaaaataatgtcaCTAAATGTTTGAATGAGTCATGTGATGTATGCTTAATCTATTTATATCcgatttaatataaaaaaaattttgagatcTGATTTGATATTACGTCAATATTCATGGGCAAATTGTTAATTTAGTGGTTGTTTTTATGTTGACTGATGCTCCCCCAGCGTGTACTTGTCTGCTTTCTCCCTTTTGCCCTTTTCTTCGTCTCATCCTCCCGTTTCTGTCTGTCTTCTTTTACCCGAGCTGCAATCATGCTACTTTCGTTTCTGTCTTGTTAATTGGTGCACCCCTGCCTCATTAATGATTGAAAGTTATATATTAGGTGGTTTAGAACATTCCAAGAATTTCGACGAGCTCAATCACAGATCGAGTTGGGGGCACAATTTAATCATTCACGAACTGTTCTGATAATCGGGGTTGCATTCTCAATCTAACGGGTCGTTCGATGATCCGGTATTCTAGAGTGTTGTTACATCAAGATGTAATTGGCAGAGCCGTTGGGCCAAGTTATGTATTGATTGACATTGGAGAGAGGAAATTTGTTCTCCCAAGTAGTCATGAGATCATATGATATGATACGGGTGCAAAAGATGAGATGCATGCAGGGAATGGAATGGCCACTGCTCAGTCAGTCACAGTGTGCACTTTCGAATAATTTTGGCTTTGGGTAAAGCAAGCAAGTTGACCATATTGACATGATTAACGATTTCGGCTTTATTATGGTAACGGTCGGTTTTATCCTGTGGTTATAACGGTCGGTAACTCTAAAACTGGGACCATTAGCTTAAGGTAGGTCAGTGGGTTTGGTGGGTCAGTGTCGCTTCAAAACGGAATCGCGCACGTATATTCTTTGGATTTTCTATTGAGACGCGGTGCTTTTTGTTTTTACTTTCCCATATCTATATCCATATATTCATATGCTATTACATGTATAATACTGGCTACCGGACCTGTATCTGTTTACATTTGGTAATTGGGTGGATGTCAACTCCATTCCatttcaaatataaatatatatatttaaataaaattataatgaaggttaaaaaaaatatgtgaggaaatttattattaaataggaggaaataaaaaaaagtaatgattatattattaaatttatagaaGAATTGAGTgaatgagaatttattattaaaaaattaattgtataatgatagaaaaaaatatatgtgagaatatattattaaataagagaaaatgata is a genomic window containing:
- the LOC116205571 gene encoding fasciclin-like arabinogalactan protein 10 — protein: MASAHLVAVTFALLATAISAHNITDILDGFPEYSLFNSYLSQTKLADEINSRQTLTVLALDNAAMSALAGKKPLSVIKNELEIHVVLDYFDPQKLHQIPDGSTLSTTLYQTTGNAPGNIGFVNITVLQGGKVGFGPAAPGSKLDSTYTKSVKQIPYNISIIQISAPIVVPQIVNAPAPTASGSNITALLEKAGCKTFASLLISSGVIKTYESAIDKGLTVFAPNDEAFKAKGVPDLGKLTNAELVSLLQYHAVPSYTPIGSLKSSKDPISTLATNGAAKYDFTVKTAGDSVTLDTGVGSSRVASTIIDSTPFAIFAVDNVLLPTELFGNSPSSAPAPEPVSAPSPAPVASAPGPAVEASSPLAASPPAPPMDTPEGSPAGAPAAKSENSTSDNAAVHVKAPAMLAVLLLTVSATVISSLFLS